In Dioscorea cayenensis subsp. rotundata cultivar TDr96_F1 unplaced genomic scaffold, TDr96_F1_v2_PseudoChromosome.rev07_lg8_w22 25.fasta BLBR01001193.1, whole genome shotgun sequence, a single genomic region encodes these proteins:
- the LOC120255790 gene encoding protein ACCUMULATION AND REPLICATION OF CHLOROPLASTS 6, chloroplastic, producing the protein MEALKPVGIACLSSPCPLLPKPPSMAPFPVSRPSKLHKHPMPATRSTKWADRLLTDFQLLPSSPDPPSLLSVLSPPPLPSSADRSLPLPLHFYQILGAEAHFLADGVKRAFEARVSRPPQYGYSQEALLARRQILQAACETLMDPSSRAEYTRGLLEDPGSTLTTRVPWDKVPGALCVLQEAGQAEMVLQVGAGLLLERLPKQFKQDVVLAMALAYVDQSREAMTLSPPDFVACCEVLERALKLLQEEGASNLALDLQAQIDETLEEITPRCVLELLAMPLDEEYRIRREEGLLGVRNILWSVGGGGVAAIGGGFTREEFMNEAFLRMTASEQVELFATTPSNILAERSEVYGAALAYVAEAFVRKKPHLIKEADRLFLELQQTKESSVDSLSGFTSSTDDEINFALERALCSLLVGDLDGCHLWLGIDSENSPHKDPSILEFILENSDANNENDLLPGICKLLETWLTEVVFPRFRDTKGVQFRLGDYYDDPSVLRYLEGLEGGGASPLAAAAAIVKIGAVATNALGNVKSSAFQALQKVLPLGNMMARVDIGENNGWPNSSPEMQNDESIEGIDLDQSGAQAEVSREPSSEDHDGQDLTYTIKDTSIKIMCGGLVIGFLTLAGLKFIQGRNGPSITGKEIGSAMAVMDASSNDNLVEEIPKMDARLAENLVCKWQNVKSHALGPDHYLAELPEVLDGRMLKIWADRAAEISQRGWFWEYKLLGVTIDSVTVSVDGNRAMVEATIEEAARLTDPVKPEHNDSYNTTYTSRYEMSFSKSGWKITEGAVLKS; encoded by the exons ATGGAGGCGCTGAAGCCGGTGGGGATCGCTTGCCTCTCCTCTCCTTGCCCTCTCCTTCCCAAACCTCCATCCATGGCGCCGTTCCCAGTCTCCAGACCCTCGAAGCTTCACAAGCATCCAATGCCCGCAACCCGTTCGACGAAATGGGCCGATCGTCTGCTCACCGATTTCCAGCTCCTCCCCTCCTCCCCAGACCCTCCTTCCCTTCTCTCCGTCCTCTCCCCGCCTCCTCTTCCCTCCTCCGCCGATCGCTCCCTCCCCCTTCCTCTCCACTTCTACCAG ATTCTTGGAGCGGAGGCGCATTTCTTGGCAGATGGTGTGAAGAGGGCCTTTGAAGCAAGAGTTTCGAGGCCGCCTCAGTATGGGTATAGCCAGGAGGCGCTTCTTGCTCGCCGCCAGATCCTCCAGGCTGCTTGTGAGACGCTCATGGATCCGTCTTCCCGCGCTGAGTACACCCGGGGGTTGCTTGAGGATCCTGGGTCCACTCTCACCACCCGCGTACCATGGGACAAG GTTCCGGGGGCATTGTGTGTGCTGCAGGAGGCAGGACAGGCGGAGATGGTGCTTCAGGTTGGGGCTGGGTTGTTGCTTGAGAGGCTGCCCAAGCAGTTCAAGCAGGATGTTGTGTTGGCGATGGCGCTTGCTTATGTGGACCAGTCAAGGGAGGCGATGACACTGAGCCCTCCTGATTTTGTTGCTTGTTGTGAGGTGCTTGAGAGAGCTCTCAAATTACTGCAG GAGGAAGGAGCAAGCAACCTTGCACTGGATTTGCAGGCTCAGATTGATGAGACTTTGGAAGAGATTACCCCTCGTTGTGTTCTTGAGCTTTTAGCAATGCCCCTTGATGAAGAGTACCGAATAAGACGGGAGGAAGGCCTGCTTGGTGTCCGTAATATATTATGGAGTGTCGGCGGAGGAGGTGTTGCTGCCATAGGAGGAGGATTCACTCGTGAAGAATTTATGAATGAAGCATTTTTACGTATGACAGCTTCTGAGCAG GTAGAATTATTTGCCACAACACCAAGTAACATCCTGGCAGAGAGATCTGAAGTGTATGGTGCGGCACTTGCATATGTTGCTGAGGCCTTTGTTCGTAAGAAGCCCCATCTTATCAAGGAAGCAGACAGGCTGTTTCTTGAACTTCAGCAAACCAAGGAATCTTCAGTAGATTCTCTTTCTGGTTTCACCAGCAGCACTGATGATGAGATAAATTTTGCACTTGAAAGGGCCCTTTGTTCCCTGCTTGTGGGAGATCTTGATGGCTGCCACTTGTGGTTAGGCATAGATAGTGAGAATTCACCACACAAAGACCCATCCATTTTAGagtttattttggaaaattctGATGCCAACAATGAAAATGATCTTCTTCCTGGGATATGCAAACTGTTAGAAACCTGGCTTACGGAGGTAGTTTTCCCAAGATTTAGAGATACAAAAGGTGTACAATTCAGGCTTGGAGATTACTATGATGACCCTAGTGTCCTTAGGTATCTAGAGGGTCTAGAGGGAGGTGGAGCTTCACCTTTAGCTGCTGCTGCAGCTATAGTTAAAATTGGGGCTGTGGCAACTAATGCACTTGGCAATGTCAAGTCAAGTGCCTTTCAGGCTTTGCAGAAAGTGTTACCATTGGGAAACATGATGGCAAGGGTGGATATAGGGGAAAATAATGGATGGCCTAATTCTTCTCCAGAGATGCAAAATGATGAGTCCATTGAGGGGATTGATTTAGATCAATCAGGGGCTCAAGCCGAGGTGTCTAGAGAACCTAGTTCTGAAGATCATGATGGGCAAGATCTAACATACACCATAAAAGATACAAGCATAAAGATTATGTGTGGGGGGCTGGTGATTGGTTTTTTGACTCTAGCAGGGCTCAAGTTTATACAAGGAAGAAATGGGCCTTCCATAACTGGGAAAGAAATAGGTTCAGCAATGGCTGTTATGG ATGCATCATCAAATGATAACTTGGTAGAGGAGATACCCAAAATGGATGCCAGGCTTGCTGAAAATCTAGTTTGCAAGTGGCAAAATGTTAAATCCCATGCTTTGGGACCTGATCATTATCTTGCAGAACTGCCAGAG GTTTTGGATGGTCGAATGCTAAAGATTTGGGCTGATCGAGCAGCAGAGATTTCACAACGCGGTTGGTTTTGGGAATACAAGCTGTTAGGCGTGACAATTGATAGTGTGACTGTTTCAGTTGATGGTAATCGAGCTATGGTGGAGGCAACAATCGAGGAGGCAGCTCGCCTAACCGACCCAGTTAAGCCTGAGCACAATGATTCCTACAACACAACCTACACCTCAAGGTACGAGATGAGCTTCTCCAAGTCAGGCTGGAAGATAACTGAAGGAGCTGTCCTCAAATCATAG
- the LOC120255789 gene encoding kinesin-like protein KIN-7F, with translation MRIAGEDEVMVIGDGCGGKEERMLVSVRIRPLNSMEIARNEFSVWECISNTTIMNQNKCFYEFDRVFGCECTTKKVYENSAKEVVLSVVNGVNSSVFVYGQTSSGKTYTMNGITECSVADVYEYIERHEEREFVLKFSAIEIYNEVVRDLLSTDARPLRVLDDPERGTFVEKLREETVRNKDHLKALLLFCQAQRQIGETSLNEMSSRSHQILRLTIESSARRYSDKDSFSTLSASVNFIDLAGSERASQALSEGIRLKEGSHINRSLLTLGTVIRKLSKGRNGHIPYRDSKLTRILQSSLGGNARTAIICTISPARSHFEQSRNTLLFAKCAREVVTSAHVNAVMSDKAMVKHLQKKLATLETELRYTSSTSGTFHSVALRERDARIRKMEKEMKELIQQRDLAQSRLEDLLLVVGDEQASREWDELSQLSASYVSNAYDDVLSASDTTFDPLKEEYYTSPRNLSIGPMSNSVLVTRQWTEEAEQDSYSDFEDLCKEVQCIEVVEQKTSANKESNPLLSVNHQKHASQGASFNTDNNLVKLCPNEVSALSLVKEEEIQNVRTNGTDTIRVYSDESYRSLALRKSRSCRATMMMPSQCVKDFHTRPQGIYQKHIALGSNPEQKASNDVFKKPNKKCVSEDNITSICEFVTELKEIAQVQYQKTTTDSQELRQSEDFGMTSSVKDIGLDPMTNWSMEFEKRRKDIIELWHACNVSLIHRTYFFLLFKGDPADSVYMEVERRRLLFLKDTFFSSMRNLRREREMLCRQMWRRLSAIERERLYSKWGIELCSKKRRMQLANLLWSETENTEHVSESASLVAKLTGFLKPEHALKEMFGLSFTPQMMYKRSCSCRNGLYSNSKSIQFF, from the exons ATGAGAATAGCAGGAGAAGATGAAGTTATGGTTATTGGTGATGGATGTGGAGGAAAGGAGGAGAGGATGTTAGTGTCAGTGAGAATAAGGCCTCTGAATTCAATGGAGATTGCAAGGAATGAGTTTTCAGTTTGGGAGTGTATTAGTAACACCACCATCATGAATCAAAACAAATGTTTTTATGAATTTG ATAGAGTATTTGGTTGTGAGTGCACAACAAAGAAAGTGTATGAGAATTCAGCAAAGGAAGTAGTTCTTTCAGTTGTCAATGGTGTTAATT caAGTGTTTTTGTTTATGGCCAAACAAGCAGTGGAAAGACATACACAATGAATGGAATTACAGAGTGTAGTGTTGCAGATGTATATGAATACATAGAAAGG CATGAAGAGAGGGAATTTGTCTTGAAGTTTTCAGCAATTGAAATATACAATGAAGTTGTAAGAGATCTACTAAGTACCGATGCTAGGCCTCTTCGTGTTCTTGATGACCCAGAg cgAGGAACATTTGTTGAGAAACTTAGAGAAGAAACAGTAAGAAACAAGGATCATCTTAAGGCATTGCTTTTGTTTTGTCAAG CTCAAAGACAGATTGGAGAGACCTCTTTGAATGAAATGAGCTCAAGATCTCATCAAATTCTAAGACTT ACAATTGAAAGTTCTGCTAGACGGTATTCGGATAAGGACAGTTTCAGCACCTTGTCTGCCAGTGTG AATTTCATTGATTTGGCTGGAAGTGAACGAGCATCTCAGGCCTTATCTGAAGGCATTAGACTTAAAGAAGGTTCCCACATAAACCGAAGCTTGTTGACACTCGGGACTGTCATTCGTAAACTAAG TAAGGGAAGAAACGGGCACATACCATATCGAGACTCAAAGTTGACTCGCATATTGCAATCTTCATTGGGTGGTAATGCAAGAACAGCGATAATTTGCACGATAAGCCCTGCTCGAAGTCATTTTGAGCAATCCAGAAATACGCTTTTGTTCGCTAAATGTGCAAGAGAAGTTGTTACTAGTGCTCATGTCAATGCAGTCATGTCAGACAAGGCCATGGTAAAGCATTTGCAGAAAAAACTTGCTACATTGGAGACTGAACTTAGATATACCAGCTCAACCTCCGGCACTTTCCATTCCGTAGCTCTGAGGGAGAGAGATGCTCGAATCAGGAAA ATGGAGAAAGAGATGAAAGAACTAATTCAACAGCGAGATCTTGCTCAGTCTCGGCTTGAGGATTTGCTGTTAGTGGTAGGGGATGAACAAGCTTCCAGAGAATGG GATGAACTTAGCCAGCTTTCAGCATCTTATGTATCAAATGCATATGATGATGTACTTTCGGCATCTGATACCACTTTTGATCCACTAAAAGAAGAATATTATACCTCACCGAGGAATTTAAGTATTGGTCCAATGTCCAATAGTGTATTGGTAACGCGTCAATGGACAGAGGAGGCCGAGCAAGACTCTTACTCTGATTTCGAAGACCTCTGCAAGGAAGTGCAATGTATTGAGGTAGTAGAGCAGAAAACAAGTGCAAACAAAGAGTCCAATCCATTGCTAAGTGTTAATCACCAGAAGCATGCATCTCAAGGTGCAAGTTTTAACACTGATAATAATCTTGTTAAGTTGTGCCCGAATGAAGTATCGGCACTCTCATTAGTGAAAGAGGAGGAAATACAGAATGTGAGAACAAATGGAACTGATACCATAAGGGTGTACAGTGATGAAAGCTATAGAAGCTTGGCACTAAGGAAAAGCAGGAGTTGCAGGGCCACAATGATGATGCCTAGCCAATGTGTGAAAGACTTCCATACAAGACCTCAAGGTATCTATCAAAAGCACATTGCATTAGGATCTAATCCTGAACAAAAAGCTTCTAATGATGTGTTCAAGAAACCGAATAAAAAATGTGTTTCTGAAGATAATATTACCAGCATATGTGAATTTGTTACCGAACTGAAGGAGATTGCTCAAGTACAATATCAGAAAACGACAACCGATAGCCAG GAGTTAAGACAAAGTGAAGATTTTGGAATGACGAGCAGTGTGAAGGACATCGGGCTTGATCCAATGACAAACTGGTCGATGGAATTCGAGAAAAGGCGGAAAGACATTATAGAGCTTTGGCATGCATGCAATGTTTCCTTGATCCATAGAACATActtcttccttctttttaaaGGCGATCCAGCGGACTCGGTTTACATGGAAGTTGAACGTAGGCGACTCTTATTTCTCAAGGACACATTCTTTTCAAG CATGAGAAATCTTCGTCGAGAAAGGGAAATGCTATGTAGGCAAATGTGGAGAAGGTTATCGGCAATTGAAAGAGAGAGACTTTACTCAAAATGGGGAATCGAATTGTGCTCCAAGAAAAGAAGGATGCAGCTCGCAAACCTATTGTGGTCTGAGACGGAAAACACGGAACATGTCAGTGAGAGTGCATCTCTAGTTGCAAAACTAACCGGTTTCCTGAAACCCGAGCATGCACTTAAAGAGATGTTTGGACTGAGCTTTACACCACAAATGATGTACAAGAGGTCATGCAGCTGCAGAAATGGACTGTATTCCAATTCGAAATCAATCCAATTCTTCTGA
- the LOC120255778 gene encoding B-box zinc finger protein 19-like isoform X1: MRTICDVCESAPALLFCAADEAALCRACDDKVHMCNKLASRHVRVGLADPSEVPRCDICENAPAFFYCEIDGSSLCLQCDMIVHVGGKRTHGRYLLLRQRVEFPGDKQAHMEDAAIQPKDPVESGRDPYQALKSVTRGRMQNHRIPTAATLDENNDDHGKIDLNMRPLRTLGQASNPQPQGVDLSSGNNHDTAGVVPTGPFKGDVEK, encoded by the exons ATGAGGACCATCTGTGATGTCTGCGAGAGCGCCCCTGCCCTTCTCTTTTGCGCCGCTGATGAAGCCGCTCTCTGCCGAGCTTGCGACGATAAG GTTCATATGTGCAACAAGCTTGCTAGCCGACATGTGCGTGTAGGACTTGCTGACCCAAGTGAAGTTCCTCGTTGTGACATATGTGAAAATGCACCTG CTTTCTTCTATTGTGAGATAGATGGAAGCTCCTTGTGCTTGCAATGTGACATGATTGTGCATGTCGGAGGAAAAAGAACTCATGGAAGATATCTGCTCTTGCGGCAGCGGGTTGAG TTTCCAGGTGATAAACAAGCTCACATGGAAGATGCCGCCATTCAACCTAAGGACCCTGTTGAAAGTGGCAGGGACCCTTATCAGGCACTTAAATCAGTCACTAGAGGCCGGATGCAAAATCATAGGATTCCTACTGCTGCAACTTTAGATGAAAATAATGATGATCATGGCAAGATTGATTTAAATATGCGACCCCTTAGAACTCTAGGGCAGGCTTCAAACCCACAG CCACAGGGTGTCGATCTTTCGAGTGGTAACAACCATGACACCGCCGGAGTGGTTCCAACGGGGCCTTTTAAAGGCGACGTAGAGAAGTGA
- the LOC120255778 gene encoding B-box zinc finger protein 19-like isoform X2 has product MRTICDVCESAPALLFCAADEAALCRACDDKVHMCNKLASRHVRVGLADPSEVPRCDICENAPAFFYCEIDGSSLCLQCDMIVHVGGKRTHGRYLLLRQRVEFPGDKQAHMEDAAIQPKDPVESGRDPYQALKSVTRGRMQNHRIPTAATLDENNDDHGKIDLNMRPLRTLGQASNPQGVDLSSGNNHDTAGVVPTGPFKGDVEK; this is encoded by the exons ATGAGGACCATCTGTGATGTCTGCGAGAGCGCCCCTGCCCTTCTCTTTTGCGCCGCTGATGAAGCCGCTCTCTGCCGAGCTTGCGACGATAAG GTTCATATGTGCAACAAGCTTGCTAGCCGACATGTGCGTGTAGGACTTGCTGACCCAAGTGAAGTTCCTCGTTGTGACATATGTGAAAATGCACCTG CTTTCTTCTATTGTGAGATAGATGGAAGCTCCTTGTGCTTGCAATGTGACATGATTGTGCATGTCGGAGGAAAAAGAACTCATGGAAGATATCTGCTCTTGCGGCAGCGGGTTGAG TTTCCAGGTGATAAACAAGCTCACATGGAAGATGCCGCCATTCAACCTAAGGACCCTGTTGAAAGTGGCAGGGACCCTTATCAGGCACTTAAATCAGTCACTAGAGGCCGGATGCAAAATCATAGGATTCCTACTGCTGCAACTTTAGATGAAAATAATGATGATCATGGCAAGATTGATTTAAATATGCGACCCCTTAGAACTCTAGGGCAGGCTTCAAACCCACAG GGTGTCGATCTTTCGAGTGGTAACAACCATGACACCGCCGGAGTGGTTCCAACGGGGCCTTTTAAAGGCGACGTAGAGAAGTGA
- the LOC120255778 gene encoding B-box zinc finger protein 19-like isoform X3, whose protein sequence is MCNKLASRHVRVGLADPSEVPRCDICENAPAFFYCEIDGSSLCLQCDMIVHVGGKRTHGRYLLLRQRVEFPGDKQAHMEDAAIQPKDPVESGRDPYQALKSVTRGRMQNHRIPTAATLDENNDDHGKIDLNMRPLRTLGQASNPQPQGVDLSSGNNHDTAGVVPTGPFKGDVEK, encoded by the exons ATGTGCAACAAGCTTGCTAGCCGACATGTGCGTGTAGGACTTGCTGACCCAAGTGAAGTTCCTCGTTGTGACATATGTGAAAATGCACCTG CTTTCTTCTATTGTGAGATAGATGGAAGCTCCTTGTGCTTGCAATGTGACATGATTGTGCATGTCGGAGGAAAAAGAACTCATGGAAGATATCTGCTCTTGCGGCAGCGGGTTGAG TTTCCAGGTGATAAACAAGCTCACATGGAAGATGCCGCCATTCAACCTAAGGACCCTGTTGAAAGTGGCAGGGACCCTTATCAGGCACTTAAATCAGTCACTAGAGGCCGGATGCAAAATCATAGGATTCCTACTGCTGCAACTTTAGATGAAAATAATGATGATCATGGCAAGATTGATTTAAATATGCGACCCCTTAGAACTCTAGGGCAGGCTTCAAACCCACAG CCACAGGGTGTCGATCTTTCGAGTGGTAACAACCATGACACCGCCGGAGTGGTTCCAACGGGGCCTTTTAAAGGCGACGTAGAGAAGTGA
- the LOC120255777 gene encoding probable metal-nicotianamine transporter YSL9 → MEEMREVGNDSQLKEHKDVQEVNIIINNNNNNNNNNNKMMIKKSIPEWKDQLTLRGFMASLIIGALYSIICMKLNLTTGLVPTLNVSAALLAFIFIRTWTKLLHRVGALATPFTPQENTVVQTCAVACYSIALGGGFGSYLLGLNKKTYELAGVDMEGNTAKSYKEPGIGWMTAYLFTVCFVGLLSLVPLRKIMIIDYKLTYPSGTATAILINGFHTAQGDAMAKKQIKGFAKCFIMSFLWGFFQWFYSGGEQCGFSQFPTFGLRAWKQTFFFDFDPTYVGAGMICSHLVNMSVLLGAVLSWGIMWPLIEQEKGNWYSANLPENNMRSLQGYKVFIPITLILGDGLYNFVKVLVCTAKNIHERSKMKSDKTDDDDPERNEVFLRDKIPTWIACSGYVFLATICVITLPQIFPELKWYHIIAAYIMGPVLAFSNAYGAGLTDMNMAYNYGKVSLFIFAAWAGKDSGVVAGLVGCGVIKSMASISADLMHDLKTGHLTLTSPRSMLISQAIGTAMGCVIAPLSFFLFYKAFDVGNPNGTFKAPFALIYRNLAIVGVEGFAALPGHCLQLCYGFFGFAVVANLVRDFSPRRYGKWVPLPMAMAVPFLVGASFAIDMSIGSAIVFVWNKVNKKKANVMVPAVASGLICGNGLWILPSSLLALAKVKPPICMNFVPS, encoded by the exons ATGGAGGAAATGAGAGAAGTTGGAAATGATTCTCAACTTAAAGAGCACAAAGATGTACAAGAAgtaaacatcatcatcaacaacaacaacaacaacaacaacaacaacaacaagatgaTGATCAAGAAAAGTATACCTGAATGGAAAGATCAGTTAACTCTCAGAGGTTTCATGGCTAGCTTAATCATTGGAGCTTTGTATAGCATCATTTGTATGAAACTCAACCTTACAACCGGCCTCGTGCCGACACTGAACGTCTCCGCCGCACTTCTCGCCTTTATATTTATCCGAACATGGACTAAACTTCTTCACAGGGTTGGTGCATTGGCTACTCCTTTCACTCCTCAGGAGAATACAGTGGTCCAAACTTGTGCTGTTGCATGTTATAGCATTGCTTTGGGTg GTGGATTTGGATCTTATTTGTTGGGATTGAACAAGAAGACTTATGAATTGGCAGGGGTTGATATGGAGGGGAATACAGCAAAGAGTTATAAGGAGCCTGGGATTGGTTGGATGACTGCTTATCTTTTCACTGTTTGTTTTGTTGGTCTCTTGTCTTTGGTTCCTCTTAGAAAG ATAATGATAATAGACTACAAACTAACATATCCAAGTGGAACAGCTACTGCTATTCTTATCAATGGCTTTCACACTGCTCAAGGAGATGCAATGgctaa GAAACAAATCAAAGGCTTTGCAAAGTGCTTTATAATGAGTTTCCTGTGGGGCTTCTTCCAATGGTTCTACTCTGGAGGAGAACAGTGTGGCTTCTCCCAGTTCCCTACTTTTGGTTTAAGAGCTTGGAAACAAAC GTTCTTCTTTGATTTTGATCCCACATATGTTGGGGCAGGGATGATATGTTCTCATCTTGTGAATATGTCTGTTCTTCTTGGAGCTGTGCTTTCATGGGGCATTATGTGGCCATTGATAGAACAAGAGAAAGGTAACTGGTACTCTGCTAACTTACCAGAGAACAATATGAGAAGCTTGCAAGGTTATAAG gtGTTCATCCCCATTACTCTCATACTTGGAGATGGactatataattttgttaaagTGCTTGTTTGCACTGCCAAAAACATACATGAGAGATCGAAGATGAAAAGCGATAAAACCGACGATGATGATCCTGAAAGAAATGAAGTGTTTTTAAGAGACAAAATTCCGACATGGATAGCTTGTTCAGGCTATGTTTTCTTAGCAACAATATGTGTAATCACACTACCTCAAATATTTCCAGAACTCAAGTGGTACCACATAATTGCTGCATACATCATGGGACCAGTGCTTGCCTTCTCCAATGCATATGGAGCAGGACTCACAGACATGAACATGGCATACAATTACGGCAAAGTTTCGTTATTCATCTTTGCGGCATGGGCCGGGAAGGACTCCGGCGTGGTGGCAGGGCTTGTCGGTTGTGGAGTAATTAAGTCAATGGCATCCATCTCTGCTGATCTTATGCATGATCTAAAAACAGGGCATCTAACACTAACTTCTCCGAGATCTATGCTCATTAGCCAGGCAATCGGAACAGCTATGGGATGTGTGATTGCACCCTTATCCTTCTTTCTGTTCTACAAGGCCTTCGATGTCGGGAATCCTAATGGAACTTTTAAAGCTCCGTTTGCTTTGATCTATAGAAACTTGGCTATTGTGGGAGTTGAGGGGTTCGCAGCATTGCCTGGACATTGCTTGCAGCTTTGCTATGGTTTCTTTGGGTTTGCAGTGGTGGCTAACTTAGTGAGGGACTTTTCTCCAAGAAGGTATGGGAAGTGGGTGCCCTTGCCAATGGCCATGGCTGTCCCATTCTTAGTAGGTGCAAGCTTTGCTATAGATATGAGCATTGGGAGTGctattgtgtttgtttggaaTAAGGTGAATAAGAAGAAGGCTAATGTGATGGTACCTGCTGTGGCTTCTGGATTGATTTGCGGAAATGGGCTATGGATCCTTCCCTCGTCGTTGCTCGCCCTTGCTAAGGTTAAACCTCCGATCTGCATGAACTTTGTGCCGTCTTAG